The DNA region CCCACTCCTCCAGCTGCCGGACACTGGCTTGCTCCTTGATCACTTTTTCCGCCAGCTTCTTCATCAGGTCCGGATCTTTCAATCCCAACAGAGCCCGGGCATGCCCCATGGACAATGTTCCACGTGAAACATCATCCTGAATGTCCGGAGGCAATTGCAGAAGACGAAGGAAATTGGCCACATGCGGGCGGCTTTTGCCGACCCGTTCCGCCAATTCTTCCTGAGTGATGGACAAATGTTTCATCAGTTTTTGGTACGCATGAGCCACTTCCATCGGGTTCAGATCTTCCCGCTGCAGGTTCTCCACCAGAGCGATTTCCATCATCTGTTCATCGGTGAATTCCTTGACGACGATGGGCACACGCTCCAGACCGGCCAACTTGGCGGCGCGGAACCGTCGTTCACCGGCCACGATTTCGTATCCGCGGATGCTTTTCCGAACCACCAACGGTTGCACGACTCCATGTTGCCGGATCGATTCACTCAGCTCCCGAAGCGACTCATCGTCAAAGTTTTTCCGCGGTTGATACGGATTGGGTCGAAGTTCGGACAGCTCGGCTTCGCTGACGGGATCCCGCTCATCCACATCCACTTGGGTGAAAAGGGCATTCAATCCCCGGCCCAGTCCTTTACCGCTCATTCATCATCACCACTTCCTTCGCCAATTCCATGTAACACTCCGCTCCCCGCGAGCGACCGTCGTACGTCATGATCGGCTGGCCGTGACTGGGAGCTTCGCTCAGACGAACATTGCGGGGAATCACGGTCTCGTACACTTTCTTCTGGAAGTATTTCTTCACTTCATCCATCACCTGAACCGACAAGTTGGTTCGTGCGTCAAACATGGTCAACAGCACCCCTTCAATCTCCAGGTGCTTGTTCAAGTGTTTTTGTACGAGCCGGATGGTGTTCAACAGTTGCCCCAGCCCTTCCAAAGCATAAAACTCCGCCTGGATGGGGATCAACACCGAATCGGCCGCCGTCAGGGCATTCAAGGTGATGATGCCCAAAGAAGGTGGACAATCCACAAAAATGTAATCGTACACCTCTCTCATCGGTTGCAAAGCCCACTTGAGACGCAACTCGCGAGAGATGGCTTGTGACAATTCGATTTCCACACCGGCCAGCTGGATGGTCGCCGGGATGATGTGCAAGCCGGGAGTATCGGTCTCCAATATCACTTGGGAGGCCGGCACCTCATCCAACAGCACGTTGTAGACGCACTGTTTGACATCCGCCTTGTTGATGCCCAATCCACTGGTGGTGTTCCCTTGCGGGTCGATGTCCACGATCAGTACTTTTCGGCCCAAACGGGCAATCCCTGCCGCCAGATTGATCGATGTGGTGGTTTTGCCCACACCGCCTTTCTGATTGGCCACCGCAATCACTTTCCCCATGCTCCCACCTCATTTCCCCAACATTCACACAACCGGAAGCGGAGGACCGTGCCGACACGGAAGGTCCGTCCGGAGCCGGCAAAATAAACAAAACGAGGCTTCCTGCAGCCTCTTCCGATTCGGCCGGTTGCCGACCTGCCCCGTCGCCGGATGAATCACTTGCCGGCCGGGATTTTTGCCAACTCTTTGAGGCCTTGCCGTGCCCCCAAGCGTCCGACAGATCCACCGGACACGTCACGACTTCTCCGCAAGCATCCTTCCGGAATCTTCAGATTCCGCTCACGCAACAGATTCCTTCAGTCCGATCCCCTGGTCAAGCAGAGCTTTTCCCGAAGTTTCCCCTTCTTATTGTAAACCCTCAAAAAAGAGAACAAAAGAGAGAATTCACCAAAATCAAAGTGTCATGTAATGAATCAATCCCCTGCAAGACGGACATGAACCGTGATGAGCGGCGGACTCATGCCACCCGTCTGCAATCTCCGCGGAGAACATGTTCCGATCGAAGCGGATCCGGTTCCCCTCGGCAGGATGGAAATGAGACGTTCCGATGGGCGGCGGAAGCGCCGTACATGCGCATGCACCATCTCCTCCCGGCACTTCCGATTCCGGACCGCCCGACCGGTATTCTTTCCGATGCTCCATGCATGAATGAAGGTCATCCATGCTGTTTGGGAATACGGATGACCAGTTCATAGTGAGTCTCGGTTTCCCGTTCATCCGTCTCCACATTCATGCCCGTCTGTTTCACCATCACGACCGACTGGCGAATGGTGTTGACGGCGATGCGCACATCCCGGGAGAACGCTTTCCTTTTCGGTTTGGCGGACGTTTCTTTGGGCTCAAGCCATCGCCGGACCCGTTCTTCCGTTTGCTTGACGTTGAGATCTTTTTCGAGGATCTCCCGCAGCACCGACAGCTGGGTATCTTCATCCTTCAGCGACAACAGGGCGCGGGCATGACGCTCGGTGATGGTGCGTTTCAACAATTCGTCCTGCACCGCTTTGGGAAGTTGAAGCAATCTCAACTTGTTGGCAATGGTGGATTGCCCTTTCCCCAAGCGCTGGGCCAGACTTTCTTGGGTCAATTGATGAAGCTCAATCAATTTTTGATAGGCATGTGCTTCTTCAATCGCCGTCAAGCCTTCGCGCTGCAGATTTTCGATCAGGGCGGCGGAAGCGGCCTGGCTGTCGCTCATCTCCCGCACCACGGCCGGAATGGTCTTCCAGTTCAAGCGCTTGACCGCTCTCCAACGCCGTTCGCCTGCGACCAATTCAAATTTCCGGTCCCGTTTTCGCACGACAATCGGCTGAATCACACCGTGAAGCTGAATGGTCTGACACAATTCTTCGATTCGATCATCATCGAACACACTCCGGGGTTGATAAGGGCTCGGTGTGATTTGATCAACGGGGATTTGCTTGACCTGCTCTTGTTCCGGCTCTTTTTCCATCAGGCCAAACCAGCGGCTGAAGGGTTCTTTCATGGTTGAAGACACCACCTTCATACATTTCCAAACCGCTTGTCATCCTCTATTGATTTCGCTGCCGGTCGCGTTCTCCCTTCCCTTCCGCCGGCCTGTCCGATATGAAAAACGGGGAATGTTTCACGTGGAACATTGTCATAAAGAACGTTTATCAACAAGAAAACAAATTATATATGAAGGATGTATAAAAGAATTTGGGTTGTTTTCTTTCTCTTGTTGACCCTTTCCCTTAGCAATTGATAGAATCGTGAAAAGAGAGGGACTTCAACGGTTGAGGGAGGCAATCCACTCATGAGCAATCAGGTATACATAGGGAACGACCAAGGGTACTACGGCACCAAGGTCGTTGCCCGGGCGAACGGAAAATTTTACAAAATGTTCATCCGCAACATGGTGGTTCCCAACCGGGTGGGTGAAATCACCTACAACAATGACCCGCACAACATCATGTACCGGGAACGCGAAGGGGACCGTGAATGGTTCTGCGGAAAACTGGCGATTGAGCAAGCCGGCGACGATGAACTGTTCGATTCGCACAAGCGCCGGCTGTTCAGCCCGACCTGGTTCCGTGAAGAAGAATACCTGATCATGTTCCGGGTCAGCACCGGTCTGATGCTTCAGGGGAACTCGGAACCGGTGGTGTCCGTCGCCCTTCCGACCGACAGCTATATCGACTACAAGGACGAACTGAAGCGCAGGCTGGTCGGAAAACACAGCTTCGAGGTGAAACAGGGCAACCTTCCCTGGCGCAAAATCGAATTTGAAATCAAAATGGAGAACCTGTATGTGATCAGCCAGCCGATGGCCACCCTGTTCCACATTGCGCTCGACCGGGACGGCAAACTGCTGAACGAGGATCTGTTCATCCAAAAAGTGAGCATTCACGACCTCGGCTTCGGAACGTCCGACATCGAAACCCTGCACGGCGAAACCATCATCAAACGGCAAAGCTTCACGTCCCGTTTCGCCATGCTGTCCGTTTACGAACTGCTGGCGAAACGCCTGCTTGAATTTACCCGTCAAGTGGATCCGGACGGACTCGGAAAAGAGTATCCGATCTGGGGATTGCCGCGCATCGTCCGCTCCGGCGAGATCAGCTTCAAAGGAAAGGTTCATGATGTCAGCACGATTGTGGCCGAATGCGTGAAAGAGA from Staphylospora marina includes:
- a CDS encoding ParB/RepB/Spo0J family partition protein; this translates as MSGKGLGRGLNALFTQVDVDERDPVSEAELSELRPNPYQPRKNFDDESLRELSESIRQHGVVQPLVVRKSIRGYEIVAGERRFRAAKLAGLERVPIVVKEFTDEQMMEIALVENLQREDLNPMEVAHAYQKLMKHLSITQEELAERVGKSRPHVANFLRLLQLPPDIQDDVSRGTLSMGHARALLGLKDPDLMKKLAEKVIKEQASVRQLEEWVQQLNQTAPKKEKPARPAESSPKIKRYEEMLQEAFSTPVRIKHGRKKGRIEIEYYSEKELERLVELLQQEHWFQ
- a CDS encoding ParA family protein, encoding MGKVIAVANQKGGVGKTTTSINLAAGIARLGRKVLIVDIDPQGNTTSGLGINKADVKQCVYNVLLDEVPASQVILETDTPGLHIIPATIQLAGVEIELSQAISRELRLKWALQPMREVYDYIFVDCPPSLGIITLNALTAADSVLIPIQAEFYALEGLGQLLNTIRLVQKHLNKHLEIEGVLLTMFDARTNLSVQVMDEVKKYFQKKVYETVIPRNVRLSEAPSHGQPIMTYDGRSRGAECYMELAKEVVMMNER
- the noc gene encoding nucleoid occlusion protein; amino-acid sequence: MKEPFSRWFGLMEKEPEQEQVKQIPVDQITPSPYQPRSVFDDDRIEELCQTIQLHGVIQPIVVRKRDRKFELVAGERRWRAVKRLNWKTIPAVVREMSDSQAASAALIENLQREGLTAIEEAHAYQKLIELHQLTQESLAQRLGKGQSTIANKLRLLQLPKAVQDELLKRTITERHARALLSLKDEDTQLSVLREILEKDLNVKQTEERVRRWLEPKETSAKPKRKAFSRDVRIAVNTIRQSVVMVKQTGMNVETDERETETHYELVIRIPKQHG
- a CDS encoding ParM/StbA family protein, with the protein product MSNQVYIGNDQGYYGTKVVARANGKFYKMFIRNMVVPNRVGEITYNNDPHNIMYREREGDREWFCGKLAIEQAGDDELFDSHKRRLFSPTWFREEEYLIMFRVSTGLMLQGNSEPVVSVALPTDSYIDYKDELKRRLVGKHSFEVKQGNLPWRKIEFEIKMENLYVISQPMATLFHIALDRDGKLLNEDLFIQKVSIHDLGFGTSDIETLHGETIIKRQSFTSRFAMLSVYELLAKRLLEFTRQVDPDGLGKEYPIWGLPRIVRSGEISFKGKVHDVSTIVAECVKEIGQALVEEVWTRLDYADDITYIILTGGASIPFKPFYRERFGDKLIFAEDYGIEAQFANGFGLCKFAQSKARSVSSRDLLEAAAAIHQEFSVPESSVDASKKQAGKIKK